A stretch of the Nematostella vectensis chromosome 1, jaNemVect1.1, whole genome shotgun sequence genome encodes the following:
- the LOC116610250 gene encoding uncharacterized protein LOC116610250 isoform X2, whose translation MLLNTLNGKFSQGVDASSISPSPAVQVPTPFGIDPTPTVKYPQATRTAEVPSQLDGNVIADKPTDRFQHGDNHVNPNDVDKSFHRRDVEELPDWIDDESSGEDFPSSDASILSENLATDEGYDSEYDEESSTHLPRMDMDQPDTVLPDYSSADDVDGSTAQDDDQSVEDDQFQEGDQFLDDVQPLDDDQSLEDEQFPEEDQSLNNDQFHEENQEDGTDDEGFDSGDEEDSLTSEEEEADEQPATSLPTIITELVNKYVYGGDNNVDEFSEEQATSFPTRITEMFSEYLNLGRKTDSSNAGKEDLGQEEETIPFPTRVANLVNKYLKSGVETEDRPTRVTEIMNSLYRGRNKPDSSNNDHKRAPATAFPTRVKELLNEYLYSGGNRGKSLDGENQGTVREEQATAFPTRVTELFNKYLYTGRDDSLDAGGEEQTTMFPTRVTEVVNKFFYPGESPTQATKGYAFPTIVTKLYNNVHKFFKGFSRDLSQVKNSEVNPKFRHRLQKRDLDISQGIPGEELHSATLSSEEQWKHAKKGESIRPSDEQLPSIGGGLDPSFGSSHHEFRRSLMGDDLGERRSGSSLTGSEGGIDELHSSVSTVEDTIREAPIGTSDARGYAGKHMEAKPHKKYDRIINGKKKRFGLLPTEENFIFNEDGSVTPKPGYSLGKKGYVGDISKLPGMDSDEHFQIDVDDDEPDELDEYIPGHISPSSEEQWKRAKKGESIRPSDEQLPSIGGGLDPSFGSSHREFRRSLNMDDLSEGRAGSSRTGSEGVMDDLDSTMSNVENNIREAPLGTSEARGNAGKHIEAKPHKKYDRIINGKKKRFGLLPTEENFIFNEDGSVTPKPGYSLGEKGYVGDISKLPGMDSDEHFQIDVDDEELEELDEQLYEGIRSYTDPGAYSGTSPKMSSEEQWKRAKKGESIRPSDEQLPSIGGGLDPSFGSSHHEFRRSLNMDDLSEGRAGSSRTGSEGVMDDLDSTMSNVENNIKEAPLGTSESTARGGKKYDRIINGKKKRFGLLPTEENFIFNEDGSVTPKPGYSLGKKGYVGDISKLPGMDSDEHFQIDVDDDEPDELDEYIPGHISPSSDEQWKRAKKGESIRPSDEQLPSIGGGLDPSFGSSHHEFRRSLSSDNLSERRAGSSRTGSEGVIDDPDSTMSTVENNIKEAPSVTARSTARGGKNYDRIINGKKKRFGLLPTEENFIFNEDGSVTPKPGYSLGKKGYVGDISKLPGMDSDEHFQIDIDDDELDELEDRSEGRAGSSRTGSEGVINDLESTMSNVENNIREAPLGTSDARSNAGKHMEGEII comes from the exons GTGCCTACTCCATTTGGGATTGACCCTACACCAACTGTCAAGTACCCGCAGGCCACACGTACTGCGGAAGTCCCTTCTCAGTTGGATGGTAATGTGATAGCGGATAAGCCAACAGACAGATTCCAGCATGGTGATAACCATGTGAATCCCAATGATGTTGATAAGTCATTTCACAGGAGAGATGTTGAGGAATTGCCTGACTGGATCG ATGATGAGTCCAGTGGAGAAGACTTTCCATCTTCTGATGCTTCGATCCTGTCCGAAAATCTCGCAACAGATGAAGGTTATGACTCTGAATACGATGAAGAGTCTAGCACCCATCTTCCGCGTATGGACATGGACCAGCCAGATACTGTGCTTCCTGACTATTCCTCGGCTGATGACGTTGATGGTTCGACAGCCCAAGACGATGACCAGTCCGTGGAAGATGACCAGTTCCAGGAAGGTGATCAATTCCTAGATGATGTCCAACCCCTAGATGATGACCAATCCCTTGAAGATGAACAATTCCCGGAGGAAGACCAGTCACTCAACAATGATCAATTCCATGAGGAAAACCAGGAAGATGGGACGGACGATGAAGGCTTTGACTCAGGTGATGAAGAGGACAGCTTGACTTCTGAAGAAGAGGAAGCCGACGAGCAACCAGCAACATCATTGCCTACCATCATCACTGAACTTGTCAACAAGTACGTCTATGGCGGAGACAATAACGTCGATGAGTTCAGCGAGGAGCAAGCCACATCGTTTCCCACCAGAATCACGGAAATGTTCAGCGAGTACTTGAACCTGGGAAGAAAGACTGATTCCTCAAATGCCGGTAAAGAAGATCTTGGCCAAGAGGAAGAGACCATCCCATTCCCTACCAGAGTTGCTAACCTGGTCAATAAGTACTTGAAAAGTGGAGTCGAGACAGAGGATCGTCCAACCAGAGTTACGGAGATTATGAACAGTCTTTACCGCGGTCGCAATAAACCAGACTCCTCGAATAATGATCACAAGAGAGCACCAGCCACGGCTTTTCCTACCAGAGTGAAAGAACTTCTCAACGAGTACCTGTACAGTGGAGGGAATAGAGGCAAGTCGCTGGACGGTGAAAACCAGGGGACTGTGCGAGAAGAACAAGCAACGGCTTTCCCTACCAGGGTAACAGAGCTGTTCAACAAGTACCTCTACACAGGAAGAGATGATTCACTCGATGCTGGTGGCGAAGAACAGACCACCATGTTCCCAACCAGGGTAACTGAAGTGGTCAATAAGTTCTTCTATCCTGGAGAGTCACCCACCCAAGCAACGAAGGGCTACGCATTCCCCACAATCGTCACCAAGTTATACAACAACGTCCACAAGTTCTTTAAGGGGTTCTCGCGGGATCTATCACAAGTGAAGAATTCTGAAGTAAACCCTAAATTCAGGCACCGCCTTCAGAAACGTGATCTGGACATATCTCAAGGTATTCCTGGAGAGGAACTTCACAGTGCCACTTTGTCTTCTGAGGAACAATGGAAACACGCCAAGAAGGGGGAGAGCATTCGTCCAAGCGACGAACAACTTCCGAGTATTGGTGGCGGGCTTGATCCATCCTTCGGTTCAAGTCACCACGAGTTCCGCAGAAGTCTAATGGGTGATGACCTGGGTGAGAGACGTTCTGGCTCTTCACTTACGGGATCTGAAGGAGGTATCGACGAGCTTCACTCCTCCGTGTCGACTGTTGAGGATACCATCAGGGAAGCTCCCATTGGGACGTCTGACGCAAGGGGCTATGCTGGTAAACATATGGAAG CCAAACCGCATAAAAAGTATGACCGCATCATCAACGGTAAAAAGAAGCGATTTGGTCTCTTGCCAACTGAGGAGAACTTCATCTTTAATGAGGATGGCTCTGTCACTCCGAAGCCCGGCTACTCCCTCGGGAAAAAAGGCTACGTCGGCGACATCTCCAAGCTCCCTGGAATGGACAGTGACGAACATTTTCAGATCGACGTCGATGATGATGAGCCAGACGAGCTAGATGAATATATCCCTGGTCACATATCACCGTCTTCTGAGGAACAATGGAAACGCGCCAAGAAGGGGGAGAGCATTCGTCCAAGCGACGAACAACTTCCGAGTATTGGTGGCGGGCTTGATCCATCCTTCGGTTCAAGTCACCGCGAGTTCCGCAGAAGTCTTAACATGGACGATCTGAGCGAGGGACGCGCTGGCTCTTCACGTACGGGATCTGAAGGGGTTATGGACGATCTAGACTCCACAATGTCGAATGTCGAGAATAACATCAGGGAAGCTCCCCTCGGGACGTCTGAAGCAAGGGGCAATGCTGGTAAACATATTGAAG CCAAACCGCATAAAAAGTATGATCGAATCATCAACGGTAAAAAGAAGCGATTTGGTCTCTTGCCAACTGAGGAGAACTTCATCTTTAACGAGGATGGCTCTGTCACTCCGAAGCCCGGCTACTCCCTCGGGGAAAAAGGCTACGTCGGCGATATCTCCAAGCTCCCTGGAATGGACAGTGACGAACATTTTCAGATCGACGTCGATGATGAAGAGCTTGAAGAGCTAGACGAACAACTATACGAGGGTATTCGTAGCTATACTGACCCTGGAGCGTATAGTGGCACCTCGCCTAAAATGTCTTCTGAGGAACAATGGAAACGCGCCAAGAAGGGGGAGAGCATTCGTCCAAGCGACGAACAACTTCCGAGTATTGGTGGCGGGCTTGATCCATCCTTCGGTTCAAGTCACCACGAGTTCCGCAGAAGTCTTAACATGGACGATCTGAGCGAGGGACGCGCTGGCTCTTCACGTACGGGATCTGAAGGGGTTATGGACGATCTAGACTCCACAATGTCGAATGTCGAGAATAACATCAAGGAAGCTCCCCTCGGGACGTCTGAGTCAACTG CGAGAGGAGGGAAAAAGTATGACCGCATCATCAACGGTAAAAAGAAGCGATTTGGTCTCTTGCCAACTGAGGAGAACTTCATCTTTAATGAGGATGGCTCTGTCACTCCAAAGCCCGGCTACTCCCTCGGGAAAAAAGGCTACGTCGGCGACATCTCCAAGCTCCCTGGAATGGACAGTGACGAACATTTTCAGATCGACGTCGATGATGATGAGCCAGACGAGCTAGATGAATATATCCCTGGTCACATATCACCGTCTTCTGATGAACAATGGAAACGCGCCAAGAAGGGGGAGAGCATTCGTCCAAGCGACGAACAACTTCCGAGTATTGGTGGCGGGCTTGATCCATCCTTCGGTTCAAGTCACCACGAGTTCCGCAGAAGTCTGTCCAGCGACAACCTAAGCGAGAGACGCGCTGGCTCTTCACGTACGGGATCTGAAGGAGTTATCGACGATCCTGACTCCACAATGTCGACCGTTGAGAATAACATCAAGGAAGCTCCCTCCGTGACGGCTCGTTCAACTG CGAGAGGAGGGAAAAATTATGATCGGATCATCAACGGTAAAAAGAAGCGATTTGGTCTCTTGCCAACTGAGGAGAACTTCATCTTTAATGAGGATGGCTCTGTCACTCCGAAGCCCGGCTACTCCCTCGGGAAAAAAGGCTACGTCGGCGACATCTCCAAGCTCCCTGGAATGGACAGTGACGAACATTTTCAGATCGACATCGATGATGATGAGCTAGACGAGTTAGAAGACCGGAGTGAGGGACGCGCTGGCTCTTCACGTACGGGATCTGAAGGGGTTATCAACGATCTAGAATCCACAATGTCGAATGTCGAGAATAACATCAGGGAAGCTCCCCTCGGGACGTCTGACGCAAGGAGCAATGCTGGTAAACATATGGAAGGTGAGATTATCTAA
- the LOC116610250 gene encoding uncharacterized protein LOC116610250 isoform X3: MKPKLLIVCAVLAVLSGGVHSRALNGKFSQGVDASSISPSPAVQVPTPFGIDPTPTVKYPQATRTAEVPSQLDGNVIADKPTDRFQHGDNHVNPNDVDKSFHRRDVEELPDWIDDESSGEDFPSSDASILSENLATDEGYDSEYDEESSTHLPRMDMDQPDTVLPDYSSADDVDGSTAQDDDQSVEDDQFQEGDQFLDDVQPLDDDQSLEDEQFPEEDQSLNNDQFHEENQEDGTDDEGFDSGDEEDSLTSEEEEADEQPATSLPTIITELVNKYVYGGDNNVDEFSEEQATSFPTRITEMFSEYLNLGRKTDSSNAGKEDLGQEEETIPFPTRVANLVNKYLKSGVETEDRPTRVTEIMNSLYRGRNKPDSSNNDHKRAPATAFPTRVKELLNEYLYSGGNRGKSLDGENQGTVREEQATAFPTRVTELFNKYLYTGRDDSLDAGGEEQTTMFPTRVTEVVNKFFYPGESPTQATKGYAFPTIVTKLYNNVHKFFKGFSRDLSQVKNSEVNPKFRHRLQKRDLDISQGIPGEELHSATLSSEEQWKHAKKGESIRPSDEQLPSIGGGLDPSFGSSHHEFRRSLMGDDLGERRSGSSLTGSEGGIDELHSSVSTVEDTIREAPIGTSDARGYAGKHMEAKPHKKYDRIINGKKKRFGLLPTEENFIFNEDGSVTPKPGYSLGKKGYVGDISKLPGMDSDEHFQIDVDDDEPDELDEYIPGHISPSSEEQWKRAKKGESIRPSDEQLPSIGGGLDPSFGSSHREFRRSLNMDDLSEGRAGSSRTGSEGVMDDLDSTMSNVENNIREAPLGTSEARGNAGKHIEDERDYVTSPPRVDEDINLHSSKTAEPQYKGKREESLMQPEDLTETNTPEYFATMGDTREGRTKRRKRAIYNHHTASKRKQDEAAGDSQCANALIGGFTIFCFWVMFLLVLFLSLFTIQTHFHLWQHLQQWRRKKKSGRVNFDLESGVQDDEVTIFQKKERCPTGYPKPSSDAPLTEICVQKSTARATRPQVKQPAVLIEVPNKSQFVDVQEGFNYSKKDRRSSEKRRVIQRVTSQPGSQGLLSSLSFAKSVIFEGDEAKKKNQKASEKVKVIQGNTTRDTRRHSMVDDLQYARSVILEEKVDKAHDRKASENRKIVRRNTGDSKGRRFSMAEDLAYACSVIVPHEEDKTRDHHASEKRRVIKKETSRRHSLLEGVEFAHSVIIPDQHVQQLDKKAADRRDKIQHTPSTNKRQQSMQDHIERARSIVLSEQASASSSEQLKSRRSNKNRRSRHSRSRDSGESSTSSA, encoded by the exons GTGCCTACTCCATTTGGGATTGACCCTACACCAACTGTCAAGTACCCGCAGGCCACACGTACTGCGGAAGTCCCTTCTCAGTTGGATGGTAATGTGATAGCGGATAAGCCAACAGACAGATTCCAGCATGGTGATAACCATGTGAATCCCAATGATGTTGATAAGTCATTTCACAGGAGAGATGTTGAGGAATTGCCTGACTGGATCG ATGATGAGTCCAGTGGAGAAGACTTTCCATCTTCTGATGCTTCGATCCTGTCCGAAAATCTCGCAACAGATGAAGGTTATGACTCTGAATACGATGAAGAGTCTAGCACCCATCTTCCGCGTATGGACATGGACCAGCCAGATACTGTGCTTCCTGACTATTCCTCGGCTGATGACGTTGATGGTTCGACAGCCCAAGACGATGACCAGTCCGTGGAAGATGACCAGTTCCAGGAAGGTGATCAATTCCTAGATGATGTCCAACCCCTAGATGATGACCAATCCCTTGAAGATGAACAATTCCCGGAGGAAGACCAGTCACTCAACAATGATCAATTCCATGAGGAAAACCAGGAAGATGGGACGGACGATGAAGGCTTTGACTCAGGTGATGAAGAGGACAGCTTGACTTCTGAAGAAGAGGAAGCCGACGAGCAACCAGCAACATCATTGCCTACCATCATCACTGAACTTGTCAACAAGTACGTCTATGGCGGAGACAATAACGTCGATGAGTTCAGCGAGGAGCAAGCCACATCGTTTCCCACCAGAATCACGGAAATGTTCAGCGAGTACTTGAACCTGGGAAGAAAGACTGATTCCTCAAATGCCGGTAAAGAAGATCTTGGCCAAGAGGAAGAGACCATCCCATTCCCTACCAGAGTTGCTAACCTGGTCAATAAGTACTTGAAAAGTGGAGTCGAGACAGAGGATCGTCCAACCAGAGTTACGGAGATTATGAACAGTCTTTACCGCGGTCGCAATAAACCAGACTCCTCGAATAATGATCACAAGAGAGCACCAGCCACGGCTTTTCCTACCAGAGTGAAAGAACTTCTCAACGAGTACCTGTACAGTGGAGGGAATAGAGGCAAGTCGCTGGACGGTGAAAACCAGGGGACTGTGCGAGAAGAACAAGCAACGGCTTTCCCTACCAGGGTAACAGAGCTGTTCAACAAGTACCTCTACACAGGAAGAGATGATTCACTCGATGCTGGTGGCGAAGAACAGACCACCATGTTCCCAACCAGGGTAACTGAAGTGGTCAATAAGTTCTTCTATCCTGGAGAGTCACCCACCCAAGCAACGAAGGGCTACGCATTCCCCACAATCGTCACCAAGTTATACAACAACGTCCACAAGTTCTTTAAGGGGTTCTCGCGGGATCTATCACAAGTGAAGAATTCTGAAGTAAACCCTAAATTCAGGCACCGCCTTCAGAAACGTGATCTGGACATATCTCAAGGTATTCCTGGAGAGGAACTTCACAGTGCCACTTTGTCTTCTGAGGAACAATGGAAACACGCCAAGAAGGGGGAGAGCATTCGTCCAAGCGACGAACAACTTCCGAGTATTGGTGGCGGGCTTGATCCATCCTTCGGTTCAAGTCACCACGAGTTCCGCAGAAGTCTAATGGGTGATGACCTGGGTGAGAGACGTTCTGGCTCTTCACTTACGGGATCTGAAGGAGGTATCGACGAGCTTCACTCCTCCGTGTCGACTGTTGAGGATACCATCAGGGAAGCTCCCATTGGGACGTCTGACGCAAGGGGCTATGCTGGTAAACATATGGAAG CCAAACCGCATAAAAAGTATGACCGCATCATCAACGGTAAAAAGAAGCGATTTGGTCTCTTGCCAACTGAGGAGAACTTCATCTTTAATGAGGATGGCTCTGTCACTCCGAAGCCCGGCTACTCCCTCGGGAAAAAAGGCTACGTCGGCGACATCTCCAAGCTCCCTGGAATGGACAGTGACGAACATTTTCAGATCGACGTCGATGATGATGAGCCAGACGAGCTAGATGAATATATCCCTGGTCACATATCACCGTCTTCTGAGGAACAATGGAAACGCGCCAAGAAGGGGGAGAGCATTCGTCCAAGCGACGAACAACTTCCGAGTATTGGTGGCGGGCTTGATCCATCCTTCGGTTCAAGTCACCGCGAGTTCCGCAGAAGTCTTAACATGGACGATCTGAGCGAGGGACGCGCTGGCTCTTCACGTACGGGATCTGAAGGGGTTATGGACGATCTAGACTCCACAATGTCGAATGTCGAGAATAACATCAGGGAAGCTCCCCTCGGGACGTCTGAAGCAAGGGGCAATGCTGGTAAACATATTGAAG ATGAAAGGGATTATGTGACCTCCCCTCCCCGCGTCGACGAGGACATCAACTTGCACTCATCCAAGACCGCTGAGCCGCAGTACAAAGGCAAACGTGAAGAATCCCTTATGCAGC CTGAAGATCTTACAGAAACCAACACACCCGAATACTTTGCTACGATGGGAGACACACGGGAAGGGAGAACTAAACGTCGCAAACGAGCCATATACAACCATCACACGGCGAGTAAACGCAAACAAGATGAG GCTGCCGGCGACTCTCAATGTGCTAATGCCCTGATTGGCGGCTTCACCATCTTCTGCTTCTGGGTGATGTTCTTGTTAGTCCTCTTCCTGTCACTTTTTACCATTCAAACGCATTTCCA CCTATGGCAGCATCTGCAGCAGTGGCGTCGCAAGAAAAAATCCGGCCGTGTTAACTTTGACCTAGAGAGTGGAGTTCAGGACGATGAAGTAACGATCTTCCAGAAGAAGGAACGCTGTCCTACAGGCTACCCCAAGCCCTCAAGTGACGCTCCCTTGACTGAGATTTGCGTCCAGAAGTCAACTGCCAGAGCCACCAGACCCCAGGTCAAGCAACCTGCCGTGCTGATTGAGGTACCCAACAAGTCGCAGTTCGTGGATGTCCAGGAAGGTTTTAATTACAG CAAGAAAGACCGCAGGAGCTCCGAGAAGAGACGCGTTATTCAGCGCGTGACGTCACAGCCCGGATCTCAGGGTTTGCTATCTTCCCTTAGTTTTGCCAAGTCAGTCATCTTCGAAGGTGACGAGGCCAAGAAAAAGAACCAAAAG GCTTCTGAGAAGGTAAAGGTGATCCAAGGTAACACTACTCGAGACACTCGCCGCCATTCTATGGTTGATGATCTGCAATACGCTAGGTCTGTTATTCTGGAAGAAAAAGTGGACAAGGCCCACGACCGGAAGGCATCCGAGAACAGAAAA ATCGTTCGAAGGAATACTGGTGATTCTAAAGGCCGTAGGTTTTCCATGGCTGAAGATCTCGCGTACGCCTGCAGCGTTATCGTTCCACATGAGGAAGACAAGACCAGGGACCATCACGCTAGTGAGAAACGTCGTGTCATCAAGAAGGAGACTTCAAGGCGACACTCGCTGCTCGAGGGG GTGGAATTCGCGCACTCGGTGATCATTCCCGATCAGCATGTACAGCAGCTTGATAAGAAGGCTGCTGACCGACGCGACAAGATCCAACACACGCCCAGCACCAACAAACGCCAGCAGTCCATGCAAGATCACATCGAGCGAGCCAGGTCCATCGTCCTCTCGGAACAAGCCTCCGCCAGCAGCAGTGAACAAC TTAAGTCTCGCCGATCAAATAAGAACCGCCGATCCAGGCATAGCCGATCACGCGACTCGGGCGAAAGCTCAACTAGCTCAGCTTAA